From Nycticebus coucang isolate mNycCou1 chromosome 6, mNycCou1.pri, whole genome shotgun sequence, the proteins below share one genomic window:
- the LOC128588487 gene encoding olfactory receptor 143-like has protein sequence MVVENASSVTEFILRGLTDQPELQLPLFFLFLVNFMVTVVGNVSLINLIGLNSHLHIPMYFFIFNLSFIDLCYSFVFTPKMLMSFISERNIISYTGCMTQLFFFCFFVNSECYMLTAMAYDRYVAICKPLLYKVTMSPQTCSLLMFGSYVMGLAGAMVHTGFMINLIFCDSNIINHYMCDIFPLLQLSCSSTYVNELVSSVVVGTVIIISSLIIIISYSLILFNILHMPSVKGWSKAISTCGSHIITVGLFYGSGLLTYVKPSSSGSLSQGTFFSVFYTNVIPMLNPLIYSLRNKDVKLVLKKTLKKMTN, from the coding sequence ATGGTGGTGGAAAATGCCTCTTCAGTGACAGAGTTCATTCTTAGAGGATTAACAGATCAACCTGAGCTCCAACTGCCCCTGTTTTTTCTGTTCTTGGTGAACTTCATGGTCACTGTGGTGGGAAACGTGAGCTTAATCAATCTAATTGGACTGAATTCTCACCTTCACATCCCCATGTACTTTTTCATCTTCAATCTGTCCTTCATTGATCTCTGTTACTCATTCGTCTTTACCCCCAAAATGCTGATGAGCTTTATTTCAGAGAGGAACATTATCTCCTACACAGGATGCATGactcagctatttttcttttgcttttttgtcaACTCCGAGTGCTACATGCTGACCGCCATGGCCTATGAtcgctatgtggccatctgtaAGCCCCTGTTGTACAAGGTCACCATGTCCCCTCAGACCTGTTCTCTGCTGATGTTTGGCTCATACGTGATGGGGCTTGCTGGTGCCATGGTGCACACAGGGTTCATGATCAACCTCATCTTCTGTGATTCCAACATCATCAACCACTACATGTGTGACATCTTCCCCCTCCTCCAGCTCTCCTGCAGCAGCACCTATGTCAATGAGCTGGTGAGTTCTGTTGTTGTGGGCACAGTTATTATAATATCTAGCCTCATCATCATTATCTCTTATTCTTTGATTCTTTTCAATATCCTTCACATGCCCTCAGTGAAGGGTTGGTCCAAAGCcatcagcacctgtggctcccaCATAATAACTGTTGGGCTCTTTTATGGATCTGGGCTGCTTACTTACGTTAAGCCATCATCTAGTGGGTCCCTGAGCCAGGGGAcatttttctcagtgttttacACCAACGTGATTCCCATGTTGAACCCTCTCATTTACAGCCTGAGGAACAAGGATGTCAAACTTGTTCTGAAGAAAACcctgaagaaaatgacaaattga
- the LOC128588874 gene encoding olfactory receptor 8B3, producing the protein MQMVTRNDSLVTEFILAGLTDRPELQQPLFCLFLMIYIFTMVGNLGLITLIGLNAHLHTPMYYFLFNLSFIDLCYSSVFTPKMLMNFVSKKNTISYAGCMTQLFFFLFFVISECYMLTLMAYDRYVAICDPLLYKVTMSHHVCSVLTFAAYVLGFAGATAHTGCMLRLTFCNANVINHYLCDILPLLQLSCTSTYVNEVVVLVVVGINITAPSFTILISYIFILTSILHIKSTQGRSKAFSTCSSHIIALFLFFGSATFMYLTYSPGSMDQGKVSSVFYTNVGPMLNPFIYSLRNKDVKAALRKILIKFRGVMYPNWKQ; encoded by the coding sequence ATGCAAATGGTGACTAGGAATGATTCCTTAGTGACTGAATTCATTCTTGCTGGATTAACAGATCGTCCAGAGCTCCAACAACCCCTCTTTTGCCTGTTTCTAATGATCTACATTTTCACAATGGTGGGCAACCTTGGCTTGATCACTCTTATTGGTCTAAATGCTCAcctccacacccccatgtactaTTTCCTCTTCAACCTCTCCTTCATCGATCTCTGTTACTCTTCTGTTTTCACTCCCAAAATGCTGATGAACTTTGTATCAAAGAAGAATACCATCTCCTATGCTGGGTGCATGACtcagctgtttttctttctcttttttgtcatCTCTGAATGCTATATGTTGACCTTAATGGCCTATGAtcgctatgtggccatctgtgATCCATTGCTGTATAAGGTCACTATGTCCCATCACGTCTGTTCTGTGCTAACTTTTGCTGCTTACGTACTGGGATTTGCTGGAGCCACTGCCCACACAGGGTGTATGCTTAGACTAACCTTCTGCAACGCTAATGTCATCAACCATTATTTGTGCGACATACTCCCCCTGCTCCAACTTTCTTGTACCAGCACCTATGTCAATGAGGTAGTAGTTCTCGTTGTTGTGGGCATTAATATCACAGCACCCAGTTTTACCATTctaatttcttacatttttatccTCACTAGCATTCTTCATATCAAATCCACCCAAGGAAGATCAAAAGCCTTCAGTACTTGCAGCTCTCACATCATTGCTCTGTTCCTCTTTTTTGGGTCAGCAACGTTCATGTATCTTACATATTCTCCTGGATCTATGGACCAGGGAAaagtttcttctgttttctatacTAACGTAGGACCCATGCTCAATCCCTTCATCTACAGTTTGAGGAATAAGGATGTCAAAGCTGCGTTGAGGAAAATCCTGATTAAATTCAGAGGGGTAATGTATCCTAATTGGAAGCAGTAA